From Pan paniscus chromosome 9, NHGRI_mPanPan1-v2.0_pri, whole genome shotgun sequence, the proteins below share one genomic window:
- the INTS5 gene encoding integrator complex subunit 5, whose product MSALCDPPGAPGPPGPAPATHGPAPLSAQELSQEIKAFLTGVDPILGHQLSAREHARCGLLLLRSLPPARAAVLDHLRGVFDESVRAHLAALDETPVAGPPHLRPPPPSHVPAGGPGLEDVVQEVQQVLSEFIRANPKAWAPVISAWSIDLMGQLSSTYSGQHQRVPHATGALNELLQLWMGCRATRTLMDIYVQCLSALIGSCPDACVDALLDTSVQHSPHFDWVVAHIGSSFPGTIISRVLSCGLKDFCVHGGAGGGAGSSGGSSSQTPSTDPFPGSPAIPAEKRVPKIASVVGILGHLASRHGDSIRRELLRMFHDSLAGGSGGRSGDPSLQATVPFLLQLAVMSPALLGTVSGELVDCLKPPAVLSQLQQHLQGFPREELDNMLNLAVHLVSQASGAGAYRLLQFLVDTAMPASVITTQGLAVPDTVREACDRLIQLLLLHLQKLVHHRGGSPGEGVLGPPPPPRSVPFLDALKNHVGELCGETLRLERKRFLWQHQLLGLLSVYTRPSCGPEALGHLLSRARSPEELSLATQLYAGLVVSLSGLLPLAFRSCLARVHAGTLQPPFTARFLRNLALLVGWEQQGGEGPAALGAHFGESASAHLSDLAPLLLHPEEEVAEAAASLLAICPFPSEALSPSQLLGLVRAGVHRFFASLRLHGPPGVASACQLLTRLSQTSPAGLKAVLQLLVEGALHRGNTELFGGEVDGDNETLSVVSASLASASLLDTNRRHTAAVPGPGGIWSVFHAGVIGRGLKPPKFVQSRNQQEVIYNTQSLLSLLVHCCSAPGGTECGECWGAPILSPEAAKAVAVTLVESVCPDAAGAELAWPPEEHARATVERDLRIGRRFREQPLLFELLKLVAAAPPALCYCSVLLRGLLAALLGHWEASRHPDTTHSPWHLEASCTLVAVMAEGSLLPPALGNMHEVFSQLAPFEVRLLLLSVWGFLREHGPLPQKFIFQSERGRFIRDFSREGGGEGGPHLAVLHSVLHRNIDRLGLFSGRFQAPSPSTLLRQGT is encoded by the exons ATGTCCGCGCTGTGCGACCCTCCCGGGGCCCCAGGGCCACCTGGGCCTGCCCCGGCCACCCACGGTCCCGCGCCTCTCAG TGCTCAGGAGCTGTCCCAGGAAATCAAGGCTTTTCTGACTGGCGTAGACCCCATTCTGGGCCACCAACTTTCAGCCCGGGAACATGCTCGCTGTGGTCTTCTCCTGCTCCGTTCTTTGCCACCTGCTCGGGCTGCTGTGCTTGACCACTTGAGAGGTGTCTTTGATGAGAGTGTCCGGGCCCACCTGGCTGCCCTGGATGAAACCCCTGTGGCTGGTCCACCTCACCTCCGTCCACCTCCACCCTCCCATGTCCCTGCTGGTGGACCTGGTCTAGAGGATGTGGTTCAGGAAGTGCAGCAGGTGCTGTCTGAGTTTATCCGGGCCAACCCAAAGGCCTGGGCACCTGTGATTAGTGCATGGTCCATTGACCTCATGGGGCAACTGAGCAGCACGTACTCAGGCCAGCACCAGCGTGTTCCCCACGCTACTGGCGCTCTTAATGAACTGCTACAGCTGTGGATGGGTTGTAGGGCCACGCGTACATTAATGGACATCTATGTGCAGTGCCTCTCGGCTCTCATTGGTAGCTGCCCAGATGCGTGTGTGGATGCCTTGCTGGATACCTCTGTTCAGCATTCTCCACACTTTGACTGGGTTGTGGCACATATTGGCTCCTCTTTTCCTGGCACCATCATTTCCCGGGTTCTCTCCTGTGGCCTTAAGGACTTTTGTGTCCATGGTGGGgctggaggtggagctggcagtagTGGTGGAAGCTCTTCTCAGACCCCCTCTACAGACCCCTTCCCTGGATCTCCTGCCATTCCTGCGGAGAAACGGGTGCCCAAGATTGCCTCAGTTGTAGGCATCCTAGGTCACCTGGCCTCCCGCCACGGAGATAGCATCCGACGGGAGCTCCTGCGAATGTTCCATGATAGCCTGGCAGGGGGATCTGGAGGCCGCAGTGGGGACCCCTCCCTTCAGGCCACGGTTCCCTTCCTACTGCAGCTGGCAGTCATGTCACCAGCTTTGCTGGGCACTGTCTCTGGAGAGCTTGTGGATTGCCTCAAGCCCCCAGCTGTGCTGAGCCAGCTGCAGCAACACCTTCAAGGATTCCCCCGAGAGGAGCTGGACAACATGTTGAACCTGGCTGTGCACCTGGTGAGCCAGGCCTCTGGGGCAGGTGCCTACCGCTTGCTGCAGTTCCTGGTGGACACAGCTATGCCTGCTTCGGTCATTACCACCCAGGGCCTGGCTGTGCCAGACACCGTGCGTGAGGCTTGTGACCGGCTAatccagctgctgctgctgcacctGCAAAAACTGGTTCATCACCGGGGAGGGTCTCCTGGGGAAGGGGTGCTAGGCCCGCCCCCACCTCCCCGCTCGGTGCCCTTTTTAGATGCGCTCAAAAACCATGTTGGAGAGCTGTGTGGAGAGACGTTACGATTGGAACGGAAGCGCTTCCTCTGGCAGCACCAGCTCTTGGGCCTGCTGTCTGTCTATACCCGGCCTAGCTGTGGACCTGAGGCCTTGGGCCATCTGCTGAGCCGAGCCCGAAGCCCTGAAGAGTTGAGTTTGGCCACCCAGTTATATGCAGGGCTAGTGGTCAGCCTCTCTGGCCTCCTGCCCCTGGCTTTCCGAAGCTGTCTGGCTCGGGTGCATGCAGGGACATTACAGCCTCCCTTCACGGCCCGGTTCCTGCGCAACTTGGCACTGCTAGTAGGGTGGGAACAGCAGGGTGGCGAGGGCCCTGCAGCCCTAGGGGCGCACTTTGGGGAATCTGCCTCAGCCCATCTGTCTGACCTGGCTCCTCTCCTGCTACATCCTGAGGAGGAAGTAGCTGAAGCTGCTGCCTCTCTCCTGGCCATTTGTCCCTTTCCTTCTGAAGCCTTATccccctcccagctcctgggacTGGTAAGGGCTGGGGTGCACCGCTTCTTTGCCTCTCTGAGGCTGCATGGACCCCCAGGTGTGGCCTCAGCCTGTCAGCTTCTCACCCGCCTGTCTCAGACATCCCCAGCTGGGCTCAAGGCTGTCCTGCAGCTGCTGGTTGAAGGAGCCTTACATCGAGGCAACACAGAACTGTTTGGTGGGGAAGTAGATGGGGACAATGAGACTCTCTCAGTTGTTTCAGCTTCTTTGGCTTCTGCCTCCCTGTTGGACACTAACCGGAGGCACACTGCAGCTGTGCCAGGTCCTGGAGGGATTTGGTCAGTTTTCCATGCTGGAGTCATCGGCCGTGGCTTAAAGCCACCCAAGTTTGTCCAGTCACGAAATCAGCAGGAAGTGATCTATAACACCCagagcctcctcagcctcctggttcaCTGCTGCAGTGCCCCAGGGGGCACTGAATGTGGGGAATGCTGGGGGGCGCCCATCTTGAGTCCAGAGGCAGCCAAAGCAGTGGCAGTGACCTTGGTGGAGAGTGTGTGTCCCGATGCAGCTGGTGCAGAGCTGGCCTGGCCCCCCGAGGAACACGCCCGGGCCACCGTGGAGCGGGATCTCCGCATTGGCCGGCGCTTCCGCGAACAGCCCCTGCTCTTTGAGCTGTTAAAGCTGGTAGCAGCTGCACCCCCAGCCCTGTGCTACTGTTCCGTGCTGCTTCGGGGGCTGCTGGCCGCCCTCTTGGGCCATTGGGAAGCCTCTCGCCACCCTGACACGACCCACTCCCCCTGGCACCTGGAGGCATCCTGCACCTTAGTAGCTGTCATGGCTGAGGGAAGCCTCCTGCCTCCGGCCCTGGGTAATATGCATGAAGTATTTAGCCAACTGGCACCTTTCGAGGTGCGTCTGCTGCTGCTCAGTGTCTGGGGTTTTCTCCGGGAGCATGGGCCCTTGCCTCAGAAGTTCATCTTCCAATCAGAGCGGGGTCGCTTCATTCGGGACTTCTCCagggagggtggaggtgagggtggaccCCATCTGGCTGTGCTGCACAGTGTCCTCCACCGCAACATCGACCGCCTAGGTCTTTTCTCTGGCCGTTTCCAGGCACCTTCACCGTCCACTCTCCTTCGACAGGGGACGTAG